In the genome of Chryseobacterium oryzae, one region contains:
- a CDS encoding flavin reductase family protein → MKTIIPSEITPVQLQTVMQTAVSPRPIALASTIDKEGNPNLSPFSFFNMFSTVPPVLIFSPSRRVRDNTTKHTLENVLETSEVVIGTVNFPIVQQISLASTEYGDGVNEFIKSGLTMKDADLVKPKLIEESPVNFECKVLEVKSLGNSGGAGNLVICEVVKIHIREEYLDENGNLSQAKLDMVARLGGNWYSKNNKANLFEVPKPLVTKGIGFDLLPNSVKYSKVFTGNDLGMLANVEELPFGEFHEDENIHRSAQELLIQNNVEEAWKILMK, encoded by the coding sequence TTGCTTTGGCTTCTACCATAGACAAGGAAGGAAATCCTAATCTGTCTCCGTTCAGTTTTTTTAATATGTTTAGTACGGTTCCTCCGGTTTTAATTTTTTCACCTTCCAGAAGAGTTCGAGATAATACGACAAAACATACTTTAGAAAATGTGCTGGAAACTTCGGAAGTAGTTATTGGGACGGTAAATTTTCCTATTGTTCAGCAGATTTCATTGGCGTCTACAGAGTATGGTGATGGTGTTAATGAGTTTATTAAATCTGGACTTACCATGAAAGATGCAGATTTGGTGAAGCCCAAACTAATTGAAGAATCTCCAGTAAATTTTGAATGTAAGGTTTTAGAAGTTAAATCTTTGGGAAATTCAGGCGGAGCCGGCAATTTGGTGATTTGCGAAGTTGTTAAAATCCATATTAGAGAAGAATATTTGGATGAAAATGGTAATCTCAGTCAGGCAAAATTAGATATGGTTGCAAGATTGGGAGGAAACTGGTATTCAAAAAACAATAAAGCTAATCTTTTTGAAGTTCCCAAACCTTTGGTTACAAAAGGAATAGGATTCGATTTGCTTCCTAATTCTGTAAAATACAGTAAGGTTTTTACAGGAAATGATTTGGGAATGTTAGCAAATGTGGAAGAACTTCCATTTGGAGAATTTCATGAAGATGAAAATATACACCGTTCCGCTCAAGAGCTTCTTATTCAAAATAATGTTGAAGAAGCCTGGAAAATTTTAATGAAATAA
- the fmt gene encoding methionyl-tRNA formyltransferase: protein MKSLKVVFLGTPEFAKNSLKAIHQSHHKVVGVVTVADKASGRGQKINQSPVKIFAVENDIPVFQPEKLRNPEFLDELRNLNADVFVVVAFRMMPKVLFEMPKMGTFNLHASLLPDYRGAAPINYAVINGEKKTGVTTFFINEKIDEGNILLQEELEISPDENAGSLHDRLMSVGADLVVKTLDGLAENSIEEKPQPQVEFPKNAFKIFKDDTKIDWKKNSKEIHQFILGMSPYPAAFTTIHIAEEEEKGLKIFGGKYEILNHSKNAGSLEISKNEFKIYTNDGIFYPLELQLEGKKRMNVKDFLNGFRNYDEIKMA from the coding sequence ATGAAATCACTGAAAGTTGTATTTTTAGGAACTCCAGAGTTTGCAAAAAATTCATTAAAAGCCATTCATCAATCTCATCATAAAGTGGTGGGTGTAGTAACCGTAGCAGATAAAGCAAGCGGAAGAGGGCAGAAAATCAATCAGTCTCCCGTGAAAATTTTTGCCGTAGAAAATGATATTCCGGTTTTTCAGCCAGAAAAACTTCGAAATCCTGAATTTCTTGATGAGCTTCGTAACTTAAATGCAGATGTATTTGTGGTTGTAGCATTCCGAATGATGCCAAAAGTTTTGTTTGAAATGCCTAAAATGGGAACTTTTAATCTTCATGCCTCTTTACTTCCCGATTACAGAGGTGCTGCTCCTATTAATTATGCCGTTATTAATGGCGAGAAAAAAACAGGTGTTACAACATTTTTCATTAATGAAAAAATAGATGAAGGTAATATTCTACTTCAGGAAGAGCTGGAGATTTCACCTGATGAAAATGCCGGAAGTCTGCACGACAGACTGATGTCTGTGGGAGCCGATCTTGTAGTAAAAACATTAGACGGATTGGCAGAAAATTCTATTGAAGAAAAACCTCAACCCCAAGTAGAATTTCCTAAAAATGCCTTTAAAATTTTTAAGGATGATACAAAAATAGACTGGAAAAAAAATTCCAAGGAAATTCACCAGTTTATTTTGGGAATGTCTCCCTACCCTGCCGCTTTTACAACCATACATATTGCTGAAGAAGAAGAAAAAGGCTTGAAAATTTTCGGAGGAAAATATGAAATTTTAAATCATAGTAAAAATGCAGGAAGCCTTGAAATTTCTAAGAATGAATTCAAAATTTACACAAACGACGGCATTTTTTATCCTTTAGAATTACAGCTTGAAGGTAAAAAAAGAATGAATGTTAAAGATTTCCTGAACGGCTTCAGAAATTATGACGAAATAAAAATGGCTTGA
- a CDS encoding RecQ family ATP-dependent DNA helicase, which translates to MISSQDFNELKNKTLKHFWGYDYFRESQEQIIDSIIQRKDTLVLLPTGAGKSLCYQLPALLQQGTCLVISPLLALMKDQVNQLKFRGIEAEYLSSELDEFDAEVIYNRCKDGLTKLLYISPERITNKQFLQNIAEIELSFIAVDEAHCISEWGQDFRPSYQNIKDFRKNNPEIPCLALTATATAKVLEEIKNKLDLQKPIVFQKSFRRDNIKIFSEEISDKYLKVFHILQYAKESGIIYVRTRKEAELLTEYLHRNKMQNVDFYHAGLTTKEKHEKQNFWNNSDKNILISTNAFGMGIDKDNVRFVIHFSPSQSIENYYQEIGRAGRDGKKSFAFMLWNKQEISNFDQILKNQIPNKAEFLKIISYLYSKFQVAEFELPEKVFQLNTSGIQNFTKLSTAKIKNVLNFLHTQEIIFYNNNKSLSSVELLMNADEIDQLPAKDAYFIELLLRSISGITTHKVMFSEQNVSNKIGVSIPLLKERLKEMQHKNYLEYIDGALASVKFLKPRDERANSGIYWKLFEHIQKNKIQKWEEMKFFVEDSQYCKMKLILSYFGEKNTKNCGQCTVCEKNKRTLFGKDISDDIVKVLSKKASTIEEISVQLQFQAKEKILEHLIYLLDSGKVKMLNFRTYSLT; encoded by the coding sequence ATGATTTCTTCTCAGGATTTTAATGAACTAAAAAATAAAACCCTAAAACACTTTTGGGGTTACGATTATTTTCGTGAAAGTCAGGAACAAATTATAGATTCAATCATTCAGAGAAAAGACACTTTAGTCTTATTGCCAACCGGAGCGGGAAAATCTCTCTGCTATCAGTTACCTGCACTTTTACAGCAGGGAACCTGCCTAGTTATCTCGCCCTTACTTGCATTAATGAAAGATCAGGTAAACCAGTTAAAATTTAGAGGAATTGAAGCTGAATATCTTAGCTCAGAATTAGATGAATTTGATGCTGAAGTAATCTATAACCGATGCAAAGACGGACTAACTAAACTACTGTACATTTCTCCGGAAAGAATTACCAATAAACAGTTTTTACAAAATATTGCTGAAATAGAACTTTCATTTATTGCAGTAGATGAAGCACATTGTATTTCAGAATGGGGGCAAGATTTCAGACCAAGCTATCAAAACATCAAAGATTTCAGAAAAAACAATCCTGAAATTCCTTGTTTAGCCTTAACGGCAACGGCAACGGCAAAAGTTTTGGAAGAGATAAAAAATAAACTGGATCTCCAAAAACCAATTGTTTTCCAGAAAAGCTTTAGAAGAGATAACATTAAAATTTTCTCTGAAGAAATATCAGACAAATACCTCAAAGTTTTCCATATTCTGCAGTATGCCAAAGAATCCGGAATTATATACGTGAGAACGAGAAAAGAAGCAGAATTGCTTACAGAATACCTTCATCGTAATAAGATGCAGAATGTAGATTTCTATCATGCCGGTCTTACAACAAAAGAAAAACACGAAAAACAAAACTTCTGGAACAATAGCGATAAAAATATTTTAATTTCCACCAATGCATTCGGAATGGGGATTGATAAAGATAATGTCCGCTTTGTCATTCATTTTTCGCCCTCACAATCTATAGAGAACTACTATCAGGAAATTGGAAGAGCAGGAAGAGACGGAAAAAAAAGTTTTGCTTTTATGCTTTGGAATAAGCAGGAAATAAGCAATTTCGATCAGATTTTAAAAAATCAGATTCCCAACAAAGCAGAATTTTTAAAAATTATAAGCTATTTATATTCTAAATTTCAAGTTGCTGAATTTGAACTTCCGGAAAAGGTATTTCAGCTCAACACTTCAGGAATACAGAATTTCACAAAACTTTCTACAGCAAAAATTAAAAATGTTTTGAATTTTCTTCATACACAGGAAATTATTTTTTACAATAACAACAAAAGTCTTTCCTCTGTAGAACTTCTGATGAATGCAGATGAAATAGATCAGCTCCCTGCAAAAGATGCTTATTTTATTGAATTACTTTTACGCTCCATTTCTGGCATAACTACCCATAAAGTGATGTTCAGCGAGCAGAATGTGAGCAATAAAATTGGAGTAAGTATTCCTTTACTTAAAGAAAGATTAAAGGAAATGCAGCATAAAAACTATCTTGAATATATTGATGGTGCATTGGCGAGCGTAAAATTTCTAAAACCGAGGGACGAAAGAGCCAATAGCGGAATTTATTGGAAACTTTTTGAACACATCCAAAAAAATAAGATACAAAAATGGGAAGAGATGAAATTTTTTGTAGAAGACAGCCAATATTGCAAAATGAAGCTTATTTTATCTTATTTTGGAGAAAAAAATACAAAAAACTGCGGACAATGTACTGTTTGTGAGAAAAATAAACGAACACTATTCGGTAAAGATATTTCTGACGATATTGTAAAAGTTTTAAGTAAAAAAGCATCTACTATTGAAGAAATTTCTGTTCAGCTTCAATTTCAGGCAAAAGAAAAAATATTAGAACACCTTATTTATCTTTTAGATTCTGGAAAAGTAAAAATGCTGAATTTCAGAACTTATTCTTTAACTTAA
- a CDS encoding OmpA family protein, protein MKLSLAIVALALAVPTVGFAQDLKDTTSSDQYPNTFSSGSANVSPFTQKSKRFNDWSISAGVGVPLMQSADLTSIKNGNGKNLFGYSAFVSIDKAITHAFGINLQYDRGETRQGWFNTKDAAPADLSLVGARTQYDAISLLGDINFSNLLRRVDNKSTNRWAIHGYAGVGTLAYRAYQKDANGQRLMTEVKPFKFGSMFAQAGAGLKFKVNRRIDLETRVMYVYTGDDEFDGGGAQYSAINQREEQTSDNFINATVGMSLKLGKHESHLMWHDPLQELYYKIDVLANKNQDIEVCKKGDADNDGVCDDWDRQLDTPAGARVDGAGVALDTDLDGVIDLYDKCVTVPGPVENQGCPLTTTAPPATGPVVVNEMNLEGIEFDLNSDRILPNNTPILNNAVNYINSSNGSYTVIGATDTRASEEYNQKLSERRANSVKNYLISNGVNASKLNAVGRGKKDLKYPECDPATKCPEWKNRANRRVYFEAK, encoded by the coding sequence ATGAAATTAAGTTTAGCAATAGTTGCATTAGCATTAGCTGTTCCTACAGTAGGCTTTGCACAAGACTTAAAAGATACAACATCTTCCGATCAATATCCTAATACATTTTCTTCAGGTTCTGCAAATGTTTCACCATTTACGCAAAAATCTAAAAGATTCAACGATTGGTCGATCTCTGCTGGTGTGGGAGTACCATTGATGCAATCTGCAGATTTAACGTCTATTAAAAATGGTAACGGAAAGAATTTATTCGGATATTCTGCTTTTGTAAGTATTGATAAGGCAATTACTCATGCTTTCGGCATCAATTTACAATATGACAGAGGAGAAACAAGACAAGGTTGGTTTAATACAAAAGATGCTGCTCCTGCAGATTTAAGCTTAGTTGGAGCAAGAACACAATATGATGCAATATCTTTATTGGGAGATATTAACTTTTCAAATCTTTTAAGAAGGGTTGATAATAAGTCGACTAACAGATGGGCGATTCACGGTTATGCAGGTGTAGGAACATTGGCTTACAGAGCTTATCAGAAAGATGCTAACGGACAAAGACTGATGACTGAAGTAAAACCTTTTAAATTTGGTTCTATGTTTGCTCAGGCGGGTGCAGGTCTTAAATTTAAAGTTAACAGAAGAATTGATCTGGAAACTAGAGTAATGTATGTTTATACGGGTGATGATGAATTTGATGGTGGAGGTGCACAGTATAGCGCAATTAATCAGCGTGAAGAACAAACTTCTGATAATTTTATCAATGCAACAGTTGGTATGTCTTTAAAATTGGGAAAACACGAATCTCATTTAATGTGGCATGATCCTCTTCAAGAATTATATTACAAAATTGATGTGTTAGCTAATAAAAATCAGGATATCGAAGTTTGTAAAAAAGGAGATGCTGATAACGACGGAGTTTGCGATGATTGGGACAGACAGCTTGATACTCCTGCTGGTGCAAGAGTAGATGGTGCAGGGGTTGCTCTGGATACAGATTTAGATGGTGTAATAGACCTTTACGACAAATGTGTAACAGTTCCAGGACCGGTAGAAAACCAAGGATGTCCACTTACTACTACTGCACCGCCAGCTACAGGACCAGTTGTTGTTAATGAAATGAATCTTGAAGGAATTGAATTTGATTTGAATTCTGACCGAATTTTACCAAACAATACTCCTATTCTTAATAATGCTGTAAATTACATTAATTCATCTAACGGTTCTTATACAGTTATCGGTGCAACAGATACAAGAGCATCTGAAGAGTACAACCAGAAACTTTCTGAAAGAAGAGCGAACAGTGTTAAAAATTACTTAATCAGCAACGGAGTAAACGCATCCAAATTAAATGCTGTAGGTAGAGGTAAAAAAGACCTGAAATACCCAGAATGTGATCCAGCAACTAAATGCCCTGAATGGAAAAACAGAGCAAATAGAAGGGTTTATTTCGAAGCTAAATAA
- a CDS encoding OmpA family protein has translation MKLGLLLLAILPIATYAQDSIAVNSTNEFPNTFSSGSADIKRFDNKARKFNDWAISIGGGGAFMTNADLTSFYDKKINWGYNTYVSIDKQISHTFGVSIVYQRGETNQKGMQDGLRGQLAGVGVAKTKYNQIALIGDINLSNLLRRVDNHSPYRWAVHAYGGFGFQNFNTSLHDNDEFRWSSNPKRVPLFINQNLDINSLYYQLGAGLKYKVSKLIDIEARAMYIISGDDEFDGGGYAGPHDYDPKSSNSKYNMINDKRSDNMLTVNLGVSFKLGKHASHLAWHDPLQEAYYKTNVLENTTQEFVVCESGDKDNDGVCDDWDRQLDTPAGARVDGAGVALDMDLDGVIDLYDKCVTVPGSPENNGCPIK, from the coding sequence ATGAAATTAGGTTTATTATTATTGGCCATTTTGCCTATTGCAACATATGCGCAGGACAGTATTGCCGTAAATTCTACTAATGAGTTCCCTAATACCTTTTCTTCAGGATCAGCAGATATTAAAAGATTTGATAATAAGGCAAGAAAATTTAATGATTGGGCTATTTCTATAGGTGGTGGAGGTGCCTTTATGACCAATGCGGATCTTACATCCTTTTATGATAAAAAGATCAACTGGGGATATAACACTTATGTAAGTATTGATAAACAAATATCTCATACTTTCGGAGTTAGCATAGTATATCAAAGAGGAGAAACCAACCAAAAAGGAATGCAGGATGGTCTTCGTGGGCAATTGGCAGGTGTAGGTGTTGCCAAAACCAAATATAACCAAATTGCGCTAATAGGAGACATCAATCTTTCAAACCTATTAAGAAGAGTAGACAATCACTCTCCTTACAGATGGGCAGTTCATGCTTATGGAGGATTTGGATTTCAAAATTTTAATACTTCGTTACATGATAATGATGAATTCAGATGGAGTAGCAATCCTAAAAGGGTTCCGCTATTTATAAATCAAAATTTAGATATTAATTCACTTTATTATCAACTGGGAGCAGGTTTAAAATATAAAGTTTCTAAACTTATAGATATAGAAGCTAGAGCAATGTATATTATAAGCGGTGATGATGAATTTGATGGCGGCGGATATGCCGGTCCTCATGATTACGATCCAAAAAGTTCCAATTCTAAATATAACATGATTAACGATAAAAGATCCGATAACATGTTAACAGTAAATTTAGGAGTATCTTTTAAATTAGGCAAGCATGCTTCTCACCTTGCTTGGCATGATCCTTTACAGGAAGCTTATTACAAAACAAACGTTTTAGAAAATACAACACAAGAGTTTGTTGTTTGCGAATCAGGCGATAAAGATAATGATGGAGTTTGTGATGATTGGGACAGACAGCTCGATACTCCTGCAGGAGCAAGAGTAGATGGTGCAGGGGTTGCTCTTGATATGGATCTTGACGGAGTTATAGATCTTTACGACAAATGTGTAACAGTTCCTGGTTCTCCAGAAAATAATGGATGTCCTATTAAATAA
- the folK gene encoding 2-amino-4-hydroxy-6-hydroxymethyldihydropteridine diphosphokinase gives MSQHTVVLLLGSNIGDTKYNIDKALEALEQKCTILRKSEYLLSEPVEFASSNIFCNIATIIQTHLSPVQLLDYVKRIEVTMGRINDSTISKVYTDRIIDIDIVKFNELKFSSERLTIPHSKHLNEREFSKILLKDII, from the coding sequence ATGTCGCAACATACAGTGGTTTTGTTACTCGGAAGTAATATTGGGGATACAAAATATAATATAGATAAAGCCCTTGAAGCATTAGAACAGAAATGTACTATTTTAAGAAAAAGTGAATATCTATTATCAGAGCCCGTAGAGTTTGCCAGTTCTAATATTTTTTGTAATATTGCAACGATAATACAGACTCACTTATCACCTGTTCAACTGCTTGATTATGTGAAAAGAATTGAAGTTACCATGGGTAGAATAAATGACTCAACAATTTCAAAAGTTTACACTGACAGGATTATTGACATTGATATAGTGAAGTTTAATGAATTGAAATTCTCATCAGAAAGATTAACAATCCCTCATTCCAAACATCTTAATGAACGAGAATTTTCTAAAATTCTATTAAAAGATATTATTTAA
- the sppA gene encoding signal peptide peptidase SppA, translated as MKGFFKNVLANIVAIVILCFVFFFFFIIMIAFGSMSSSESVSVKKNSVLTINLKTDIIDSPTEEKQDIFNIKNKNMNVLIYDAIEAIHKAKSDDNIKGISIEVDHLNAGITHIDDLRSAIEDFKKSGKFVYAYGNGVSQTSYYLGSVADQYYLNPSGGIELKGLATEVTFFKDFAEKYGIGIEVIRHGKYKAAVEPFLRNEISPENKEQLSTLLNDIWANTSSKIAASRKMSSEDFKTAVDSLYGMIPDLTLKYKLADKLIQKTEYDDIIRKKLNLSEKDKLNKISLHKYVDSFKDKDSDSEKIAVLYASGSINNGDEYNEIYSEKYVKYIKELQDDKNIKAVVLRINSPGGSANASDEILFELQQLKKKKPLIVSFGDYAASGGYYIAMAADKIYSEPNTLTGSIGVFGILPYFKDIANKNGIRSDIVATNANSAFYSSLHGLTPYGVNMMTKSVEGTYKRFVYFVTQNRKKTFEQIDNVGGGRVWSGTSAKNIGLVDELGTLQDAVKFAAQKANLKSYSVDSYPKALNTFEKFFGNMDEDEISARVIKNKIGKVNYEILEQLTDEKLKSEVKMEMPYKVSIK; from the coding sequence ATGAAGGGTTTCTTTAAAAATGTATTAGCAAATATAGTGGCTATTGTCATACTATGCTTCGTATTTTTCTTCTTTTTTATCATAATGATTGCTTTCGGATCTATGAGTAGCAGCGAATCTGTAAGCGTGAAGAAAAATTCTGTATTAACCATTAATCTTAAAACGGATATTATAGATAGTCCTACCGAAGAAAAACAGGATATCTTCAATATTAAAAATAAAAACATGAACGTTCTTATTTACGATGCAATAGAGGCTATTCATAAGGCAAAATCTGATGATAATATTAAAGGAATTAGTATTGAGGTAGATCATCTGAATGCAGGAATTACCCATATTGATGACTTACGTTCAGCCATAGAGGATTTTAAAAAGAGTGGGAAGTTTGTATATGCTTATGGGAACGGAGTTTCTCAGACGTCGTATTATTTGGGTTCCGTTGCCGATCAATATTATTTGAATCCTTCGGGAGGTATAGAGCTTAAAGGTCTTGCTACCGAAGTTACTTTCTTTAAAGATTTTGCTGAAAAATACGGAATCGGAATCGAAGTTATCCGTCATGGGAAATATAAAGCAGCGGTAGAGCCATTCTTGAGAAATGAAATTTCTCCCGAAAATAAAGAGCAGTTAAGCACTTTACTTAATGATATTTGGGCTAATACTTCATCGAAAATTGCGGCTTCAAGAAAAATGAGCTCGGAGGATTTTAAAACAGCAGTAGATAGTTTGTATGGTATGATCCCAGATTTAACCTTAAAATATAAACTGGCAGATAAGCTTATTCAGAAGACTGAATATGATGATATTATCAGAAAAAAACTTAACCTTTCAGAAAAAGATAAGCTCAATAAAATATCTTTACACAAATATGTGGATTCTTTTAAAGATAAAGATTCTGATAGTGAAAAAATTGCAGTTTTATATGCTTCAGGTTCTATAAACAATGGAGATGAGTATAACGAGATTTATTCCGAGAAATATGTTAAGTATATTAAAGAACTTCAGGATGATAAAAATATTAAAGCTGTTGTACTGAGAATTAATTCTCCAGGTGGAAGTGCCAATGCATCAGACGAAATATTATTTGAACTTCAGCAGCTGAAGAAAAAGAAACCTCTCATTGTTTCTTTTGGAGATTATGCGGCTTCCGGCGGTTATTATATAGCGATGGCAGCAGATAAAATTTATTCTGAACCTAATACTCTTACTGGTTCTATCGGTGTTTTCGGAATCCTTCCATACTTTAAAGATATTGCCAATAAAAACGGTATTCGCTCAGATATTGTTGCTACAAATGCCAATTCTGCATTTTATTCTTCACTTCACGGTCTTACTCCTTATGGTGTAAACATGATGACTAAAAGTGTGGAAGGTACATATAAAAGATTTGTATATTTTGTTACTCAAAACAGGAAAAAAACTTTTGAACAGATAGATAATGTCGGCGGAGGTAGAGTATGGAGCGGAACAAGTGCTAAGAATATTGGTCTGGTAGATGAATTGGGAACTTTGCAGGATGCTGTAAAATTTGCTGCTCAAAAAGCTAATTTAAAGTCTTATAGTGTAGATTCTTATCCAAAGGCATTGAATACTTTCGAAAAGTTTTTTGGAAATATGGATGAAGATGAAATTTCTGCAAGAGTGATTAAGAATAAAATAGGTAAAGTGAATTATGAAATTCTGGAACAGCTTACCGATGAAAAACTGAAATCTGAAGTAAAAATGGAAATGCCTTACAAAGTAAGTATTAAATAA
- a CDS encoding GlsB/YeaQ/YmgE family stress response membrane protein produces MGILTWIIFGLIAGAIAKALHPGKDPGGWLVTIIIGILGAMIGGWLGSLIFGVDVTGFNFSSFLIAIGGSVLLLAIYRMVTKK; encoded by the coding sequence ATGGGAATTTTAACATGGATAATTTTCGGACTTATCGCAGGAGCAATTGCAAAAGCTTTACACCCAGGTAAAGATCCGGGAGGATGGCTTGTAACCATCATCATTGGTATTTTAGGTGCAATGATTGGAGGATGGCTAGGATCTCTTATATTTGGAGTGGATGTAACAGGATTTAATTTTTCTAGCTTCCTTATTGCAATTGGAGGTTCTGTTTTGCTTTTAGCAATTTACAGAATGGTGACAAAGAAATAG